A genomic stretch from uncultured Pseudodesulfovibrio sp. includes:
- the hcp gene encoding hydroxylamine reductase: MFCYQCEQTAKGGCTKIGVCGKTDNTASLQDLLLYLTKGLSQVACAAREAGIEDATVNRFTVEAVFSTLTNVNFDDDRFVKLIRQCVSLRDALKEKVSGVSFDGPAVFVPASDIASLVAQGKEHGVENDPEPNADLKSLKQTLVYGLKGVAAYADHAAILGHEDNELYAKIQGLLVATLSTELTLEQCVEAALECGRINIRAMELLDAANTSTYGHPEPTEVKLGATAGKAILVSGHDLKDLDTLLRQTEGKGINIYTHGEMLPCHGYPELKKYPHFAGHYGTAWQNQKKEFAEFPGAILMTTNCIQDPKNYIDAIFTTGLVGWPGAVHVSNDDFTPVIEKALAMPGFPEDTDKGTVMVGFARNAVMSVAGTVIDAVKAGDIRHFFLVGGCDGAKPGRNYYTEFVEKAPKDTIILTLACGKFRFFDKKLGDIGGIPRLLDVGQCNDAYSAVKIAMALAEAFECDINELPLSLVLSWYEQKAVAILLSLLALGIKNIKLGPTLPAFITPNVLNYLVENYNIAPISTPDEDLAELLG; this comes from the coding sequence ATGTTTTGTTATCAGTGTGAACAGACTGCCAAAGGCGGCTGCACCAAAATCGGCGTGTGTGGCAAAACCGACAATACCGCATCTCTTCAGGACCTTCTTCTCTACCTGACCAAAGGACTTTCCCAAGTGGCCTGTGCCGCCCGTGAAGCTGGAATTGAAGACGCCACAGTCAATCGATTTACTGTGGAAGCCGTGTTTTCCACTCTGACCAACGTCAACTTTGATGACGATCGTTTCGTCAAGCTCATCAGGCAGTGTGTCTCTCTGCGCGATGCATTGAAAGAAAAGGTTTCTGGTGTCTCTTTCGACGGCCCTGCTGTGTTCGTTCCTGCTTCCGACATTGCGAGTCTGGTTGCTCAGGGTAAAGAGCATGGCGTTGAAAACGACCCCGAACCCAATGCTGACCTTAAATCTCTCAAGCAGACGCTTGTCTACGGCCTCAAAGGGGTGGCTGCCTATGCAGATCACGCTGCTATTCTTGGTCATGAAGACAACGAGCTCTACGCCAAGATTCAGGGTCTGCTCGTCGCAACCCTGTCTACAGAATTGACTCTGGAACAGTGTGTTGAAGCCGCTCTGGAGTGTGGACGCATCAACATCCGCGCCATGGAGCTTCTGGACGCAGCAAATACGTCGACCTACGGTCACCCGGAACCCACCGAGGTCAAGCTCGGTGCCACTGCCGGCAAGGCCATCCTCGTTTCCGGGCATGACCTGAAAGACCTGGATACCCTGCTCAGGCAGACCGAAGGCAAGGGCATCAATATCTACACCCATGGCGAGATGCTGCCCTGTCATGGATACCCGGAGCTGAAGAAATACCCTCATTTCGCAGGTCACTACGGGACCGCATGGCAGAACCAGAAAAAAGAGTTCGCCGAATTTCCCGGTGCCATTTTGATGACCACCAACTGCATTCAGGACCCCAAGAACTACATTGACGCCATTTTTACGACCGGCCTTGTCGGCTGGCCCGGTGCAGTTCACGTTTCCAATGACGACTTCACTCCGGTTATCGAGAAAGCCCTGGCAATGCCCGGCTTCCCTGAAGATACCGACAAGGGTACCGTCATGGTCGGCTTCGCCCGTAATGCTGTCATGTCTGTTGCCGGAACCGTTATTGACGCGGTCAAGGCCGGTGATATCCGCCACTTCTTCCTTGTTGGTGGTTGTGATGGCGCCAAGCCCGGCCGTAACTATTACACCGAATTTGTCGAAAAAGCCCCGAAGGATACCATTATCCTGACTCTGGCTTGCGGCAAGTTCCGCTTCTTCGACAAGAAGCTCGGTGATATCGGTGGCATCCCTCGCTTGCTTGATGTCGGTCAGTGCAACGATGCGTACTCCGCAGTCAAGATTGCCATGGCTCTGGCTGAGGCCTTCGAGTGCGACATCAACGAACTGCCGTTGTCTTTGGTCCTGTCATGGTATGAGCAGAAGGCTGTCGCCATCCTGCTCTCCCTGCTTGCCCTTGGGATCAAGAATATCAAGCTCGGGCCGACTCTTCCGGCTTTCATTACCCCCAATGTGTTGAATTATCTGGTTGAAAACTACAATATTGCTCCCATATCCACTCCTGACGAAGACCTTGCCGAACTCCTCGGCTAG
- a CDS encoding HD domain-containing phosphohydrolase, which yields MSAERLTNRDDAVMAILKTTEEVNQLKDVDTILDKILYESRQLSGADAGSIFLVENDSLIFSYVQNDTLFKKETANAALYQNFGIPISEKSIVGYVAKTRQSLAIDDAYELDPTLPFSFNKSFDEKSGFRTTSMLTIPLIAQESRLVGVMQLINAKNEMGKVGPFSEESRTYIPLFCNNASVAIERGVMNRELILRMMQMAELRDPSETGAHVQRVGAYCAEIYGTWATRRNHNAKDIKRARDNLRLAAMLHDVGKVGISDNILKKPAKLTDEEFDTMKWHTVYGARLFKNQTSELDRMSMEIALCHHEKFEGRGYPGVPNSEVWSDSLCLGGEPRNGQAIPLAARICAVADVFDALASPRSYKDPFPDEKCISILESDAGTHFDPEMVEIFIEIFDVIKAIRDKWTENGTV from the coding sequence ATGTCAGCCGAACGACTTACCAACCGCGATGATGCGGTAATGGCTATTCTCAAGACAACTGAAGAGGTCAACCAGCTCAAGGATGTTGACACTATTCTTGATAAGATCCTGTATGAATCCCGGCAACTGTCCGGGGCGGATGCCGGATCTATCTTTTTGGTGGAGAACGACAGCCTGATCTTCAGCTATGTTCAGAACGACACACTGTTCAAGAAGGAGACGGCAAACGCTGCCCTGTATCAGAATTTCGGTATTCCCATCAGTGAAAAGTCCATCGTGGGGTATGTTGCCAAGACGCGCCAGAGCCTTGCCATTGACGATGCCTATGAATTGGACCCCACCCTTCCTTTCAGTTTCAACAAATCCTTTGATGAGAAGTCCGGGTTTCGGACCACATCCATGCTGACCATTCCGCTTATCGCTCAGGAGAGCCGATTGGTCGGAGTGATGCAGCTTATCAACGCAAAGAATGAGATGGGGAAGGTCGGTCCGTTTTCGGAAGAATCCCGGACGTATATCCCCTTGTTCTGCAACAATGCATCAGTAGCCATTGAACGCGGCGTTATGAACCGCGAACTTATCCTGCGCATGATGCAGATGGCCGAGCTGCGCGACCCCTCGGAAACAGGTGCGCACGTTCAGCGTGTCGGTGCATATTGTGCGGAGATATACGGAACGTGGGCCACTCGGCGCAATCATAACGCCAAGGACATCAAGCGGGCCCGTGACAATCTGCGTCTGGCTGCCATGCTTCATGATGTGGGCAAGGTCGGAATATCAGATAATATCTTGAAAAAACCGGCCAAGCTGACGGACGAAGAATTCGACACCATGAAGTGGCACACGGTATATGGGGCGCGGCTTTTCAAGAACCAGACGTCCGAACTGGATCGCATGTCCATGGAAATTGCCTTGTGCCATCATGAGAAATTTGAAGGGCGCGGCTATCCAGGCGTTCCGAATTCGGAAGTGTGGAGTGACAGCCTGTGCCTTGGCGGAGAGCCGAGGAACGGTCAGGCAATCCCTCTGGCCGCACGTATATGTGCCGTGGCGGATGTTTTTGATGCGCTGGCCTCTCCCCGTTCCTACAAAGACCCCTTTCCTGACGAGAAATGTATCAGCATTCTGGAGAGTGACGCTGGTACGCATTTTGATCCTGAAATGGTCGAAATCTTTATTGAAATTTTTGACGTTATCAAGGCGATTCGAGACAAGTGGACAGAAAACGGAACGGTTTAG
- a CDS encoding HD domain-containing protein: protein MREPTPKLYDFVDPADGECVRRETEEILREFFPDYEGVIFRNAFEDVEKLFFGLYPGYRASNTKYHDFEHTCSVVLATVRLIYGALVDGESFAEEECLKGILAALFHDVGLIQTADDTMGTGAKYTVGHEERSIMFMRSILDGVMSRDDQDDIADCIRCTILAMSPSKVAFASENIRTMGYFLGSADLLAQIADRYYLEKLFLLFEEFQEARIPGYDSAMDLLAKTSTFYQEVVRTRLDKEFLRVDRYMELYFSNRRGVDKDLYSEAIDRNLSYLESILSGDIDDLEGVLSRFRRGSIPTYTI, encoded by the coding sequence ATGAGAGAACCGACACCGAAACTCTATGACTTCGTAGATCCTGCAGATGGTGAATGTGTCCGTCGTGAAACAGAAGAGATACTGCGTGAGTTTTTCCCTGATTATGAGGGCGTAATCTTTCGTAACGCCTTTGAAGATGTGGAGAAACTGTTTTTCGGATTATATCCCGGGTATCGGGCCAGCAATACGAAGTATCATGACTTCGAGCACACATGTTCGGTGGTCCTGGCGACCGTCAGACTCATTTATGGGGCATTGGTCGACGGGGAGTCTTTTGCGGAGGAAGAATGTCTCAAGGGTATACTGGCTGCTTTATTCCATGATGTCGGGTTGATACAGACTGCTGATGACACTATGGGGACGGGTGCCAAATATACGGTGGGACATGAAGAGCGATCCATCATGTTCATGCGGAGTATTCTTGATGGTGTCATGTCCAGGGATGACCAGGATGATATTGCGGATTGCATTCGATGCACCATTCTTGCCATGTCGCCATCCAAGGTGGCTTTTGCTTCCGAGAATATTCGTACCATGGGGTATTTTCTCGGGAGCGCAGACCTGCTGGCCCAGATTGCAGACCGATATTATCTTGAAAAACTCTTCCTGCTTTTCGAAGAGTTTCAGGAAGCAAGGATTCCCGGTTATGATTCGGCAATGGATCTGCTGGCAAAGACAAGCACTTTTTATCAGGAAGTGGTCAGAACCCGGCTGGACAAGGAGTTTCTGCGTGTTGATCGGTATATGGAGTTGTATTTCAGTAACAGGAGAGGTGTTGACAAGGATTTGTATAGCGAGGCCATTGATCGTAACCTGAGTTATCTTGAAAGTATCCTGTCAGGCGATATTGATGATCTTGAAGGGGTGTTGTCACGCTTTCGCCGGGGGAGTATTCCAACATACACCATTTGA
- a CDS encoding EAL domain-containing protein, translating into MTVCIPDFETVFVARQPVFRADETVWGYELLFRSCEDNMACIADEDHATSSVIVDGMALAAEGMPPDARILINFPQQLLVEDGGFALPKDRCVVEILEHVTPSKETLEATKRLKNAGYMIAVDDYFGQASLKPFIDLADIVKVDVLEMGCDSEKVADAVKTIPDGITLLAEKVEDNESFHMLQGMGFSLFQGFFFSKPEIVPGKKLTANEMTKLQLLAELCKVDLEPARLAEILQSDPSLSYRLFRYINSAGMGLSQKVSSPKRAIDMMGLVQAKQWLRSVLMADLNTTPKAGELAYLAVHRAKFLESVCGHSNQSTCEPDNLFMTGLFSLLDSMLHISMDEIIEMLPLEESVVKALRGEGEVYKLLRLATDYERGEWGGISSRLKRLGLETFQAELMYVQARSWTQKMLGYCKPGQGAA; encoded by the coding sequence ATGACAGTATGTATCCCTGATTTTGAAACGGTGTTTGTAGCCCGGCAGCCGGTGTTTCGTGCAGATGAAACTGTTTGGGGCTATGAGCTGCTTTTCCGATCTTGTGAAGACAACATGGCCTGCATCGCTGACGAAGACCACGCAACGTCGTCTGTTATTGTGGACGGTATGGCTCTGGCGGCGGAAGGCATGCCTCCTGACGCGCGGATTCTGATTAACTTCCCGCAACAGTTGTTGGTGGAGGACGGCGGTTTTGCTCTGCCGAAAGACCGATGTGTCGTCGAGATATTGGAACACGTCACACCGAGTAAGGAAACTCTGGAAGCGACAAAAAGGCTGAAGAATGCCGGATATATGATCGCGGTCGATGACTATTTCGGACAGGCTTCTCTCAAGCCGTTTATCGACTTGGCGGATATCGTCAAGGTAGACGTTTTGGAAATGGGGTGTGACTCGGAAAAGGTAGCAGATGCGGTCAAGACTATTCCCGACGGCATCACTCTCCTTGCTGAAAAAGTTGAGGATAATGAGAGCTTCCATATGCTTCAGGGGATGGGTTTTTCACTGTTTCAGGGGTTCTTTTTCAGCAAACCGGAAATTGTCCCCGGCAAGAAGCTGACCGCCAATGAGATGACCAAGCTCCAGCTTCTGGCCGAGTTGTGCAAGGTTGATTTGGAGCCAGCCCGGTTGGCGGAAATCCTCCAGTCCGATCCGAGCTTGTCCTATCGGTTGTTCCGGTACATCAACTCCGCAGGCATGGGCTTGAGCCAAAAGGTATCATCCCCAAAGCGGGCTATCGACATGATGGGTCTGGTTCAGGCCAAGCAATGGCTTCGGAGTGTGCTGATGGCAGATCTCAATACCACACCCAAGGCCGGAGAACTGGCTTATCTGGCCGTACACAGGGCCAAGTTCCTTGAGTCGGTCTGCGGTCACTCCAATCAATCCACATGTGAACCGGACAACCTGTTTATGACAGGGCTGTTTTCCTTACTCGACTCCATGCTTCATATTTCAATGGATGAAATAATTGAGATGCTGCCCCTTGAGGAATCTGTAGTCAAAGCGCTCAGAGGCGAGGGAGAAGTTTATAAATTGTTACGTCTGGCTACGGACTACGAGCGCGGGGAATGGGGGGGGATTTCTTCTCGGCTCAAGAGGCTGGGTTTGGAAACATTTCAGGCGGAGCTCATGTATGTGCAGGCGCGGAGCTGGACACAGAAAATGCTCGGATACTGTAAGCCCGGGCAGGGGGCTGCGTAG
- the murI gene encoding glutamate racemase, producing the protein MKNIAELPIGMFDSGVGGLTVLKALRQRMPCEDVIYLGDTARLPYGTKSPQTVTRYGVQCGAELVGRGIKLLVVACNTASAMALSALQEAYPDVPVIGVVEPGAKAACAVTKNGAIAVVATESTIAGGAYQRAIHSLYPSARIVGHPCSLFVALAEEGWIDGDVAEAVAARYLDPVFKPASGAVAPVIPDTLVLGCTHFPLLAPAIRKVTPPDTFIVDSAATTAETVFEELNRLGLIRPGTDCGATVYLTTDDAPRFARTGTRFLGTPITENEVELVDL; encoded by the coding sequence ATGAAAAACATAGCAGAACTCCCTATCGGTATGTTTGATTCTGGTGTGGGCGGCCTGACAGTGCTCAAGGCCCTCAGGCAGCGTATGCCCTGTGAGGATGTCATTTATCTCGGAGATACCGCGCGGTTGCCATATGGCACCAAATCGCCCCAGACCGTCACCAGATACGGTGTGCAGTGTGGTGCTGAGTTGGTGGGCCGGGGTATTAAGCTGCTCGTGGTCGCCTGTAATACGGCATCTGCCATGGCGTTGTCCGCACTGCAGGAAGCATATCCTGACGTGCCTGTTATCGGCGTTGTGGAGCCTGGCGCCAAGGCGGCCTGTGCGGTAACCAAAAATGGTGCTATCGCCGTCGTCGCGACAGAATCAACCATTGCCGGTGGTGCCTATCAGCGGGCCATTCATTCCCTGTATCCATCCGCACGTATCGTCGGGCATCCATGTTCGCTCTTCGTTGCCTTGGCTGAAGAGGGTTGGATTGACGGTGACGTTGCCGAGGCCGTGGCTGCCCGTTATCTCGATCCGGTGTTCAAGCCGGCTTCCGGCGCAGTCGCGCCTGTCATTCCTGACACACTGGTTCTCGGCTGTACTCATTTCCCTTTGCTGGCACCAGCTATCAGGAAAGTGACGCCTCCCGATACTTTTATAGTGGATTCCGCAGCCACGACGGCGGAAACGGTTTTTGAAGAACTAAATCGTCTCGGACTGATTCGCCCCGGTACAGACTGTGGCGCGACCGTCTATCTGACCACTGACGATGCTCCGCGTTTCGCCCGAACCGGGACACGTTTCCTGGGTACTCCCATTACTGAAAACGAAGTCGAACTCGTTGATTTATAG
- a CDS encoding universal stress protein has protein sequence MTQDDNRIRILICIGGGPESLSSLKYATRLSNQGCADIDLLYVRPLDSGLQSGGMEVRVARENILDWGLELPGMTHLKAARDILVELGEIAPDTSRNWHHRELSGDPVGEYVREYENPCGGSISLRLRTAPDVTTAAIDEARQCKADIIIVGASPEPLEGLRKFLSPKPLALKIAAHSPIPVIVARHLEPGHGHLVCVQDTDRSRSMLPHVIRCAHACQCPVSILSVAPDESGIKSAQKSVDEAAAILKGNGITPHETLVEIGDPVETIIAIGYDFSLILLSESEKPWFAKGFSVSHEVAAKARNSVMILK, from the coding sequence ATGACACAGGACGACAACAGAATACGTATACTCATCTGCATCGGCGGAGGACCGGAGTCTCTCTCCAGCCTCAAGTACGCTACACGGCTCAGCAATCAGGGCTGTGCTGACATTGACCTTCTCTACGTCAGGCCTTTGGATAGCGGTCTCCAGTCCGGTGGAATGGAAGTACGCGTGGCTCGCGAAAACATACTCGACTGGGGGCTTGAACTGCCCGGCATGACTCACTTGAAAGCGGCACGGGATATCTTGGTGGAGCTCGGTGAAATCGCACCTGATACCAGCCGGAACTGGCATCATCGAGAACTCTCCGGCGACCCGGTGGGCGAATATGTCCGTGAATATGAAAACCCCTGTGGCGGGTCCATATCCCTTCGACTTCGAACGGCCCCCGACGTAACCACTGCCGCCATTGATGAAGCTCGGCAATGCAAAGCCGACATTATCATTGTAGGAGCATCACCAGAACCATTGGAAGGATTGAGGAAGTTCCTCTCGCCCAAGCCGCTCGCCCTCAAGATCGCGGCCCATTCACCTATTCCGGTCATCGTTGCCCGACACCTTGAGCCCGGTCACGGACACCTCGTCTGCGTGCAGGACACCGATCGATCCCGATCCATGCTTCCTCATGTCATTCGATGCGCCCACGCCTGCCAATGCCCGGTTTCCATCCTGTCCGTGGCGCCAGACGAGTCCGGTATCAAATCAGCACAGAAATCCGTTGATGAAGCAGCAGCCATCCTCAAGGGAAACGGCATTACACCGCATGAAACCCTCGTCGAGATCGGGGACCCCGTGGAAACCATCATCGCTATTGGCTACGACTTTTCGCTCATCCTGCTCTCCGAATCCGAAAAGCCCTGGTTTGCCAAAGGATTCAGCGTATCACACGAGGTCGCTGCCAAAGCTCGCAATTCCGTAATGATCTTGAAGTAG
- a CDS encoding DASS family sodium-coupled anion symporter, producing MKSPRFGLATGCKDVYSSYIVIHYLREKRWFFITLVIQAAMMLSPAPEGVSPEGWRVLIMTVGATILFMTEPIPLPAVALLIVLGQIFLLGIDSSLVAKSLMKDSVLFIMGSLMLAVALVKQKLDKRLALLIVGITGSNTYRIAFGISIFSGILASFIGEHTVAAMMLPVALSLLQLATDDPAKRRALGLLFLFSISYACAMAGIGTPSGGARNAIMIDYLRDFFYATDDPATFSYSVSYLHWMIYSYPIFLVQLPLMHIILRYTFKTEITDLGPAVEKLKEQIRNEGALTGRHYVAIFLFLLTLVGWVGFSSEVGMGTIAILGAVLFLVTGLVRWQDLNSGVNWGVVLLYAAAISLGVQMRDTGAAAWVAGMFMDMLAPLGMDHGIGLLAAVMLLTTFITNTMSNGAAVAVLGPIVLSIAVSTETNPLAMGMITAISSAFAYFTVIGTPASTIVYSSGLLQPKDFMVVGWRMALMSFAVLLLASKLYWPLIGL from the coding sequence ATGAAAAGTCCACGCTTTGGACTGGCTACAGGATGCAAGGATGTGTATAGTTCCTACATTGTGATCCATTATTTACGAGAAAAACGGTGGTTTTTCATCACCCTGGTCATTCAGGCCGCCATGATGCTTTCGCCGGCACCAGAAGGGGTTTCTCCCGAGGGATGGCGAGTGCTCATCATGACCGTTGGCGCGACCATACTCTTCATGACAGAGCCGATCCCTCTGCCAGCCGTCGCCCTGCTCATTGTACTTGGCCAGATATTCCTGCTCGGCATTGACTCCTCGCTCGTCGCCAAATCCCTCATGAAGGACTCGGTCCTGTTCATCATGGGGTCGCTCATGCTAGCCGTGGCACTGGTCAAACAGAAACTCGACAAGCGTCTTGCCCTGCTGATTGTCGGTATTACAGGATCAAATACATATCGTATCGCATTTGGCATCTCCATTTTTTCCGGTATATTGGCGTCCTTCATCGGTGAACATACTGTGGCTGCAATGATGCTGCCCGTGGCACTATCCCTGTTACAACTGGCAACCGACGACCCGGCAAAACGACGTGCACTCGGCCTGCTCTTCCTTTTTTCCATCTCTTACGCCTGTGCCATGGCGGGCATCGGCACACCTTCAGGCGGCGCCCGCAACGCCATCATGATCGATTATCTACGCGACTTCTTCTATGCCACTGACGACCCGGCTACTTTCAGTTATTCTGTCAGTTATCTTCACTGGATGATCTATTCCTATCCCATCTTTCTGGTGCAACTGCCACTCATGCACATCATCTTGCGGTACACCTTCAAGACGGAAATCACGGACCTCGGCCCTGCTGTCGAGAAGCTCAAGGAACAGATCAGAAATGAAGGGGCTCTGACCGGACGCCACTATGTCGCCATCTTCCTGTTTTTACTCACACTCGTCGGGTGGGTCGGATTCTCGTCTGAAGTCGGCATGGGAACCATTGCCATCCTCGGCGCCGTGCTGTTCCTCGTCACCGGCCTTGTTCGCTGGCAGGATCTCAATTCCGGGGTCAACTGGGGCGTGGTCCTGCTCTACGCCGCCGCAATTTCGCTGGGTGTACAAATGCGCGACACAGGGGCTGCAGCCTGGGTTGCCGGAATGTTTATGGATATGCTTGCCCCGCTCGGCATGGACCACGGCATAGGGCTGTTGGCAGCGGTCATGTTGCTTACCACCTTTATCACCAACACCATGAGCAATGGTGCGGCCGTGGCAGTCCTCGGCCCCATTGTCCTCTCAATCGCCGTGAGCACCGAAACCAACCCCCTCGCCATGGGCATGATCACTGCCATATCCAGCGCATTCGCTTATTTCACGGTCATCGGCACTCCGGCTTCTACCATCGTGTATTCCTCGGGGTTGCTACAACCCAAAGATTTCATGGTTGTCGGCTGGCGGATGGCACTCATGTCGTTTGCCGTTCTGCTTCTCGCATCGAAACTGTATTGGCCCCTGATCGGGCTATAA
- the ilvN gene encoding acetolactate synthase small subunit: MRRTLSALCKNEPGVLAKMAQECGKYDANILSLAAGETENPQVSRIVLRIDGDDTAIDKVEQYLDSLDVIIQIDDLSRKDFVDRELVMVKVAMDREETGQLMQIFEVFRANVVGMGQETITVELSGDQERVDGLIQMLIPYGIKSMCRSGMIALKRGDE; the protein is encoded by the coding sequence TTGCGACGCACCTTGTCTGCTCTTTGTAAGAACGAACCCGGCGTCTTGGCCAAGATGGCTCAGGAGTGCGGGAAATATGATGCAAACATCCTGTCTCTGGCTGCTGGCGAGACCGAGAATCCGCAGGTTTCGCGGATTGTACTTCGTATCGATGGCGATGATACAGCCATAGATAAGGTTGAACAATATCTGGACAGTCTGGACGTGATCATTCAGATCGACGATCTTTCCCGAAAGGATTTTGTGGATCGCGAACTGGTGATGGTCAAAGTGGCTATGGATCGTGAAGAGACCGGCCAGCTCATGCAGATTTTCGAAGTCTTTCGCGCCAATGTTGTGGGTATGGGGCAGGAGACCATCACGGTGGAATTGTCAGGTGATCAGGAACGCGTGGACGGTCTCATCCAGATGCTTATCCCCTATGGCATCAAGTCCATGTGCCGATCCGGCATGATCGCTCTCAAGCGAGGGGACGAGTAG
- a CDS encoding phosphate acyltransferase → MPTFSPVTSLDGLVQASLDIVGDGAMPKVAIARSAEGFVLRAGVEAYERGVAEPILIGDVDETRRIADERGLDISRFQTIHITDDEQAVTEAVRLFRDGEAQLIMKGLVSTATLLKAVLNKKTGVPHPSRILSHVGVFESPLDGRLMLMTDPGVNITPSLQRKVDILKNALDVARKLGIQSPRAAILAATEKINYPAMPATLDGDILTKMARQGEFGDARVLGPLSLDIAVSREAAATKRFDDPVAGNADILLTPNIEAGNILYKSLTTLSGCTMAAVVVGSQVPVVVPSRGDSDASKFHSIALASLLAHRSSV, encoded by the coding sequence GTGCCGACATTTAGTCCCGTAACCAGCCTTGATGGATTGGTGCAGGCTTCCCTGGATATTGTGGGAGACGGTGCCATGCCCAAGGTCGCCATTGCACGATCGGCAGAAGGTTTTGTTCTTCGTGCGGGCGTGGAAGCCTATGAGCGTGGTGTGGCCGAGCCCATTCTGATTGGGGATGTGGATGAAACACGGCGTATTGCGGATGAGCGTGGCCTTGATATTTCCCGGTTTCAGACGATTCACATCACGGATGATGAGCAGGCCGTGACTGAGGCTGTGCGTTTATTTCGTGACGGAGAGGCTCAACTCATCATGAAAGGGCTGGTCTCGACGGCAACCTTGCTCAAGGCTGTCCTGAACAAAAAAACCGGCGTTCCGCATCCTTCCAGAATTCTGAGCCATGTCGGCGTGTTCGAGTCCCCTTTGGATGGACGACTTATGCTCATGACCGATCCTGGCGTCAACATCACACCTTCCTTGCAGCGCAAGGTGGACATCCTGAAAAATGCGTTGGATGTGGCCCGGAAGCTGGGCATACAATCGCCGCGCGCTGCGATTCTGGCTGCCACGGAAAAGATCAATTATCCGGCGATGCCGGCCACTCTGGACGGGGATATCCTGACGAAAATGGCCCGGCAGGGGGAATTCGGGGATGCCAGGGTGCTCGGTCCGCTTTCACTTGATATCGCGGTGTCCAGAGAAGCTGCGGCTACCAAGCGGTTTGATGATCCGGTTGCTGGGAACGCAGATATTTTGCTCACTCCCAACATCGAGGCAGGGAATATCCTTTACAAGTCCCTGACCACCTTGTCCGGTTGCACCATGGCCGCTGTGGTTGTCGGCAGTCAGGTTCCGGTGGTTGTGCCGTCACGTGGTGATTCCGATGCAAGCAAGTTTCACTCCATTGCTCTGGCGAGTCTTTTGGCTCACAGGAGTTCGGTATGA